In a single window of the Bacteroides acidifaciens genome:
- the rhaB gene encoding rhamnulokinase, with protein MKQNFFAVDLGATSGRTILGTFIEGGLNLEEINRFPNHLIEVGGHFYWDIYALYRHIIDGLKLVAHRGESITSIGIDTWGVDFVCVGKDGNLLRQPYAYRDPHTVGAPEALFSRISRSEVYGKTGIQIMNFNSLFQLDTLRRNNDSALAAADKILFMPDALSYMLTGEMVTEYTIASTAQLVNAQTRRLEPELLQAVGLSEKNFGRFVFPGEKVGVLTEEVQKITGLGAIPVIAVAGHDTGSAVAAVPALDRNFAYLSSGTWSLMGVETDAPVINADTEALNFTNEGGVEGTIRLLKNICGMWLLERCRLNWGDTSYPELISEADACEPFRSLINPDDDCFANPADMEKAIAEYCHATGQPVPEQRGQVVRCIFESLALRYRQVLENLRSLSPRPIETLHVIGGGSRNDLLNQFTANAIGIPVVAGPSEATAIGNVMIQAMAAGEETDVAGMRRLINSSIPLKTYHPQDTEAWDAAYIHFKNCIR; from the coding sequence ATGAAACAAAACTTTTTTGCAGTCGACCTGGGCGCAACGAGCGGCCGTACAATCTTGGGAACTTTCATTGAAGGCGGATTAAACCTCGAAGAGATTAACCGTTTCCCTAATCATCTGATTGAAGTCGGTGGTCATTTCTATTGGGATATTTATGCATTATACCGTCATATTATTGACGGCTTGAAACTGGTGGCTCACCGTGGTGAATCTATCACTTCTATCGGCATTGATACGTGGGGAGTGGATTTTGTATGTGTCGGAAAAGACGGAAACCTGCTTCGCCAGCCTTATGCGTATCGTGACCCGCATACGGTAGGAGCACCGGAAGCTCTTTTCTCCCGCATCTCGCGTAGCGAAGTATATGGTAAGACGGGTATTCAGATAATGAATTTTAATTCACTTTTCCAGTTGGATACTTTACGTCGTAATAATGACAGTGCGTTGGCAGCAGCAGATAAGATTCTGTTTATGCCGGATGCATTGAGCTATATGCTGACCGGGGAAATGGTGACGGAATATACGATTGCTTCGACAGCCCAACTGGTGAATGCGCAGACCCGTCGTCTCGAACCGGAATTGTTGCAAGCAGTCGGCTTGAGTGAAAAGAACTTCGGCCGTTTTGTATTCCCGGGTGAAAAGGTCGGAGTATTGACAGAAGAAGTGCAGAAGATTACCGGGCTGGGAGCCATTCCCGTGATTGCCGTAGCCGGACATGATACGGGTTCTGCTGTTGCCGCTGTTCCGGCATTGGACCGCAACTTTGCTTATCTGAGTAGTGGCACCTGGTCGCTGATGGGCGTTGAAACGGACGCTCCAGTGATTAATGCTGACACGGAAGCGTTGAACTTTACCAATGAAGGCGGTGTGGAAGGAACTATCCGTCTGCTGAAGAATATCTGCGGAATGTGGTTGCTGGAACGCTGTCGTTTGAATTGGGGGGATACAAGTTATCCCGAACTTATCAGTGAGGCAGATGCTTGTGAACCGTTCCGTAGCTTGATTAATCCCGATGATGACTGCTTCGCGAATCCTGCGGATATGGAAAAAGCCATTGCAGAATATTGCCATGCCACCGGACAGCCTGTTCCCGAACAGCGCGGGCAGGTGGTGCGCTGTATCTTTGAGAGCCTGGCTTTGCGTTATCGTCAGGTATTGGAGAATCTACGTTCACTGTCTCCCCGCCCGATTGAGACCTTACACGTGATTGGCGGTGGCAGCCGTAATGATTTGCTGAACCAGTTTACTGCCAATGCTATCGGTATTCCGGTGGTTGCGGGGCCGTCCGAAGCTACCGCTATCGGTAATGTAATGATTCAGGCAATGGCGGCAGGTGAAGAGACGGATGTGGCAGGGATGCGCCGGTTGATAAACAGTTCCATCCCGTTGAAAACTTATCATCCGCAGGATACGGAAGCGTGGGACGCGGCTTATATACACTTTAAAAACTGTATCCGATAA
- the tnpC gene encoding IS66 family transposase: protein MKEPVITLTLEEYEELRKERERLEKEHAELQRKYESSLREYSRQVEEISACTAVIADLRWKLADLTRRLWGKSSEKRHLPEDAGQLSICFESPSDVNDPVAEEQKTAEKSAKSENGYNRFRKSFTKKITPHARKPIAPSLPREEIIIPMPEGLSLEGAAKLGEEVSEQYAVSPARFYVRRIIRPKYRLADGRIITAPMPVMAHPHSNASESVLSHIATAKYYDHLPLYRQLDIFEREGIHLSPSTVSNWMMAAAQRLEPIYNELRELVKDSYYVMADETPHPVLESDRPGALHRGYMWNFYLPRFHTPFFEYHKGRGSSGIDTLLAGQVRVVQSDGFAVYDEFDTLPGKLHLCCWAHVRRKFVEAEGNDPPRARHALEQIGRLYAVEEKIRIGHLEGGAVVRLRREESYPIIKGLEKWCRQEYEHTVEKSPIAKAIFYMYTRFEQLSGYVNDAQFCIDNNPVERSIRPLTLNRKNTLFSGSHEAAHAAAIFFSLMGCCRENKVNPKLWMQDVLIRVQENEREKKNDYADLLPFNWKG, encoded by the coding sequence GTGAAAGAACCGGTCATTACCCTTACTTTGGAAGAGTACGAAGAGCTGCGCAAGGAACGTGAACGCCTTGAAAAGGAACATGCAGAACTTCAGAGAAAATACGAATCCTCTTTGCGGGAGTATTCCCGCCAGGTCGAAGAAATCTCAGCCTGTACAGCCGTCATTGCCGACCTGAGATGGAAATTGGCTGACTTGACACGCCGTTTATGGGGTAAATCCAGTGAAAAACGCCATCTTCCCGAAGATGCTGGCCAGTTGAGCATCTGTTTTGAGTCTCCGTCCGATGTCAATGACCCGGTAGCGGAAGAACAGAAAACAGCTGAGAAATCTGCCAAATCGGAGAATGGCTACAACCGTTTCCGTAAGAGCTTCACCAAAAAGATTACCCCCCACGCCCGTAAGCCCATCGCCCCGTCCCTTCCCCGTGAAGAGATTATCATTCCCATGCCGGAGGGCCTTTCGTTGGAGGGAGCGGCGAAGCTGGGAGAGGAAGTGAGCGAACAATATGCCGTCAGTCCCGCCCGATTCTATGTGAGACGCATCATCCGCCCTAAATACCGGCTCGCCGACGGTCGTATCATAACTGCTCCCATGCCCGTAATGGCACATCCCCACAGCAATGCGTCGGAAAGTGTACTGTCACACATTGCTACCGCCAAATATTACGACCACCTGCCTCTGTACAGACAACTGGACATCTTTGAGCGTGAAGGCATCCATCTGAGTCCTTCCACTGTAAGTAACTGGATGATGGCTGCCGCACAGCGTCTGGAGCCAATCTATAATGAACTTCGTGAACTGGTCAAGGACAGCTATTACGTCATGGCCGATGAGACGCCCCATCCCGTACTTGAAAGCGACCGGCCCGGTGCTCTTCACCGCGGGTATATGTGGAACTTCTATCTGCCCCGGTTCCATACCCCATTCTTTGAATATCACAAGGGACGTGGCAGCAGCGGAATAGACACGCTGCTGGCAGGACAGGTTCGGGTGGTACAGAGTGACGGCTTTGCAGTATATGACGAGTTCGACACACTACCCGGAAAGTTGCACCTGTGCTGCTGGGCACACGTCAGGCGCAAGTTTGTGGAAGCGGAAGGAAATGACCCTCCCAGAGCAAGGCATGCACTTGAACAAATAGGCAGACTGTATGCTGTGGAGGAGAAAATCAGGATAGGACATCTGGAAGGCGGGGCTGTAGTAAGGCTTCGCCGGGAAGAATCGTACCCTATTATCAAAGGACTGGAAAAATGGTGCAGGCAGGAGTATGAACATACGGTTGAGAAATCGCCTATTGCAAAGGCCATATTCTATATGTACACACGTTTTGAACAACTGTCTGGATATGTCAACGATGCACAGTTCTGCATTGACAATAATCCGGTGGAGCGCTCTATAAGGCCATTGACTTTGAACAGAAAAAACACTCTTTTCTCCGGTTCACATGAAGCGGCACATGCAGCGGCAATATTCTTTTCACTGATGGGATGTTGCAGGGAAAATAAGGTGAACCCAAAACTATGGATGCAGGACGTGTTGATTAGGGTACAGGAGAATGAAAGAGAAAAGAAAAACGACTACGCCGATTTACTGCCATTTAATTGGAAAGGATAA
- the tnpB gene encoding IS66 family insertion sequence element accessory protein TnpB, with protein MCSVLVFSSESDKLRSLLSESNHFDSVLFIFDGGRRYKVSASSLGIHSPQDLLLPLGLGLFRSSPFWAYYLYPQGCNFHKGIDGLCGEVIRHTGSCVSEQSCHVFLDRSRSRLHILYRCDDEYRLEYRRLNRGSFFLKKDERKRDFLQISWNRLNELLTVKKYRKTVEK; from the coding sequence ATGTGTTCTGTATTAGTATTTTCTAGCGAAAGTGATAAACTACGTAGTCTTTTATCCGAGTCTAACCATTTTGATTCGGTTCTTTTCATATTTGATGGTGGTCGTCGTTATAAAGTTTCGGCTTCCAGCCTTGGTATCCATTCCCCTCAGGACCTACTTCTCCCTTTAGGCCTTGGTCTTTTCCGTAGCAGTCCTTTCTGGGCCTATTACCTTTATCCCCAAGGTTGTAATTTCCATAAAGGCATTGACGGTCTTTGTGGCGAGGTCATCCGGCACACGGGCTCTTGCGTGTCAGAGCAGAGTTGCCATGTTTTTCTTGACCGCTCCCGTAGCAGGTTGCATATCCTTTATCGGTGCGACGACGAATACCGTTTGGAATACCGTCGTCTGAATCGCGGCTCTTTTTTCTTGAAAAAGGACGAACGGAAGAGGGATTTTCTTCAAATTTCCTGGAATCGCCTGAATGAGCTGCTTACTGTTAAAAAGTATCGGAAAACAGTTGAAAAGTAA
- a CDS encoding argininosuccinate synthase: MEEKKKKVVVAFSGGLDTSFTVMYLAKEKGYEVYAACANTGGFSEEQLKTNEENAYKLGAVKYVTLDVTREYYEKSLKYMVFGNVLRNGTYPISVSSERIFQALAIARYANEIGADAIAHGSTGAGNDQIRFDMTFLVLAPNVEIITLTRDMALSRQEEIDYLNKHGFSADFTKLKYSYNVGLWGTSICGGEILDSAQGLPETAYLKHVEKEGSEQLRLTFEKGELKAVNDEKFDDPIKAIQKVEEIGAAYGIGRDMHVGDTIIGIKGRVGFEAAAPMLIIGAHRFLEKYTLSKWQQYWKDQVANWYGMFLHESQYLEPVMRDIEAMLQESQRNVNGTAILELRPLSFSTVGVESEDDLVKTKFGEYGEMQKGWTAEDAKGFIKVTSTPLRVYYNNHKDEEI, translated from the coding sequence ATGGAAGAAAAGAAGAAAAAAGTAGTGGTGGCATTCAGCGGCGGACTGGATACATCGTTCACCGTCATGTACCTCGCCAAAGAAAAAGGTTACGAAGTATATGCAGCTTGTGCCAATACAGGCGGTTTCAGTGAAGAACAACTGAAAACAAATGAAGAGAACGCCTACAAACTGGGAGCAGTAAAATACGTTACACTCGACGTTACCCGGGAATACTACGAGAAAAGCTTGAAATATATGGTTTTCGGAAATGTGCTGCGCAACGGTACTTATCCGATTTCGGTCAGTTCCGAACGTATCTTCCAGGCACTGGCTATCGCACGTTATGCGAACGAAATCGGCGCAGACGCCATTGCCCACGGGTCTACCGGAGCAGGTAACGACCAAATCCGTTTCGACATGACTTTCCTCGTGTTGGCTCCGAATGTAGAAATCATCACGCTGACCCGTGATATGGCATTGAGCCGCCAGGAAGAAATAGACTATCTGAACAAGCATGGTTTCAGCGCGGATTTCACCAAACTGAAATACTCGTACAACGTAGGCCTGTGGGGTACTTCTATCTGCGGTGGCGAAATCCTCGACTCCGCACAGGGATTGCCGGAAACTGCCTACCTGAAACATGTAGAAAAAGAAGGTAGCGAACAGCTCCGCCTGACTTTCGAAAAGGGAGAACTGAAAGCCGTCAACGACGAGAAGTTTGACGACCCGATTAAAGCTATCCAGAAAGTGGAAGAAATCGGTGCCGCTTACGGCATCGGCCGTGATATGCACGTAGGCGATACGATTATCGGTATCAAAGGCCGTGTAGGTTTCGAAGCCGCCGCCCCGATGCTGATTATCGGCGCTCACCGCTTCCTCGAAAAATATACACTGAGCAAATGGCAGCAATACTGGAAAGACCAGGTAGCCAACTGGTACGGTATGTTCCTGCACGAAAGCCAATATCTGGAACCTGTGATGCGCGACATCGAAGCCATGTTGCAGGAAAGCCAGCGTAACGTGAACGGTACGGCTATCCTCGAACTTCGTCCGCTTTCTTTCTCTACCGTAGGCGTGGAATCGGAAGACGACCTCGTGAAAACCAAATTCGGAGAATACGGTGAAATGCAGAAAGGCTGGACAGCCGAAGACGCGAAAGGCTTTATCAAAGTGACCTCTACTCCGCTGCGTGTTTACTATAACAACCATAAAGACGAAGAGATATGA
- a CDS encoding TonB-dependent receptor has translation MKYTVVFLVYLLTIFLFPQILYAQCSITGKVTDLEGQSLSYISVQLFRVDSSFVTGTTTDTLGYYQFTKVSPSPYFIVFSSIGYKKQIVNANTTEKKNELPPVIMETDNIELNEVVVKGASVIRQKDRLLILPDKQQVKQAGTGYDLLYNLMIPGMEVDRIKGKVKTFGGEATLYIDGRKADYREVQSLRPRDIEKVEYFDTPSGRYADDVAAINYITRQYKSGGYVTIDGRQAMGYLNGDYNIVSKLSHGNMNYTLFAGYSMNKYKGDINDNHEYFIFPKYAIDRKTNTLDNKVKSDNQYVQLNIANQNKKRNLLAKISFVRNDAPDNFSRELLEYGGGHTMNKESSKTTNQSGNMPTIDLYGYFNLKNNQYIESSLAGTYANNSYSYNYLEDKYTTLTHTKEDIYTVRADIKYGIRWKERNALSLRIGHYHTISSSHYDGNNSSWQHLWTGQTLFYAEYNRMFKKNLTFSVSPGLSSLQYRLHNEKRISQISPRLKTNLTYRISSLHQIVFNGVLGNTQPQISQLSNAVQEIDSLIIKRGNPNLDNTIFGDVNFNYSGQFKNLNLYAALHYERVEHVNTDEFFIKDGRLINTFRSDVSAHHHEGMLSATWKVSENFRLKMDGYWSITSLFKGISDKSSSLSGLIQMDYYWKNLSCSLYGKTSSKSFSADLIHRYEPAKYGLTARWSCGNWLVEAGAESPFTKHRQWKQSVTLDAYNYTNYVTGRIYQQTGFLKVIYTHNFGKKTARDDNNTNRHINSAILKAY, from the coding sequence ATGAAATATACCGTCGTTTTTCTTGTTTATTTATTGACCATTTTTCTATTTCCACAAATTCTTTATGCCCAATGCAGCATTACTGGTAAAGTAACAGATTTGGAAGGCCAATCATTATCGTATATTTCAGTACAACTATTCCGTGTCGATTCAAGTTTTGTGACCGGTACAACCACTGACACATTAGGCTATTATCAATTTACAAAGGTTTCCCCTTCACCTTATTTTATAGTTTTTTCCTCAATAGGATATAAAAAGCAAATAGTTAACGCCAATACAACAGAGAAGAAAAACGAACTACCACCAGTGATAATGGAAACAGATAACATAGAGTTGAACGAAGTGGTGGTAAAAGGAGCTTCTGTTATCCGGCAAAAGGATAGGCTACTCATTTTGCCTGACAAGCAACAGGTAAAACAAGCAGGTACAGGGTATGATTTATTATATAATTTGATGATTCCTGGAATGGAAGTGGACAGGATAAAGGGAAAAGTAAAAACATTTGGTGGGGAAGCCACTTTATATATTGATGGGAGGAAAGCTGATTATCGAGAAGTGCAGAGTTTAAGACCACGAGATATAGAGAAAGTAGAGTATTTCGACACACCATCAGGGAGGTATGCCGACGATGTTGCTGCAATCAACTATATTACCCGTCAGTACAAGTCAGGGGGATACGTGACAATTGATGGACGGCAAGCTATGGGATACCTCAATGGAGACTATAACATAGTGAGCAAACTGTCACATGGCAACATGAATTATACGCTTTTTGCGGGATATAGCATGAACAAATACAAGGGGGATATAAATGATAATCACGAATATTTTATCTTTCCTAAATATGCTATAGATAGAAAAACTAATACACTGGATAATAAGGTTAAGAGCGACAACCAATATGTACAGTTAAACATAGCTAACCAGAATAAAAAACGTAATTTATTGGCGAAAATATCATTCGTGCGTAATGATGCACCAGACAACTTTAGCCGGGAATTACTTGAGTATGGCGGCGGACACACAATGAATAAAGAATCGAGCAAAACAACTAATCAGTCCGGCAATATGCCTACTATAGATTTATATGGATATTTTAACTTGAAAAACAATCAGTATATTGAGTCGTCATTGGCAGGTACCTATGCTAATAATTCTTATTCTTACAATTACCTGGAAGATAAATATACCACTTTAACTCATACAAAAGAAGATATCTATACAGTTCGAGCAGATATAAAGTATGGAATACGATGGAAAGAACGCAATGCTTTATCTCTCCGAATAGGGCACTATCATACCATTAGTTCTTCCCATTATGATGGAAACAATTCATCTTGGCAGCATTTATGGACAGGCCAAACCTTGTTTTATGCAGAATACAATCGAATGTTTAAAAAGAATCTAACATTCAGTGTATCCCCCGGATTATCGTCACTACAATATCGCTTACATAACGAGAAGCGTATTAGCCAAATCTCACCACGCTTGAAAACAAATTTAACTTATCGAATCTCCAGCCTACATCAAATCGTTTTCAATGGAGTTTTAGGTAACACACAACCTCAAATTTCCCAATTAAGTAATGCTGTACAAGAAATTGATTCATTAATCATTAAAAGAGGAAATCCTAACTTGGATAATACTATTTTTGGAGATGTCAATTTCAACTATAGCGGCCAGTTTAAAAACCTCAATCTATATGCGGCACTTCATTACGAAAGAGTTGAACATGTTAATACTGATGAGTTTTTTATTAAAGACGGTAGACTCATAAACACCTTTCGTAGTGATGTAAGTGCCCATCATCATGAAGGCATGCTATCCGCCACATGGAAAGTGTCGGAAAATTTTCGTTTAAAAATGGACGGATATTGGTCAATTACTTCTCTCTTTAAAGGGATTTCCGACAAATCGAGCAGTCTTTCCGGATTGATTCAAATGGACTATTACTGGAAAAATTTATCATGTAGTCTTTATGGCAAAACAAGTTCGAAAAGTTTTAGTGCAGATTTGATCCATAGATATGAACCGGCTAAATACGGATTAACGGCACGCTGGAGTTGTGGAAACTGGTTGGTGGAAGCAGGAGCGGAAAGCCCTTTTACCAAACACCGCCAGTGGAAACAATCAGTGACATTAGATGCTTACAATTACACAAATTATGTGACAGGGCGCATATATCAACAGACAGGCTTTCTAAAAGTGATTTATACACATAATTTCGGAAAGAAAACCGCACGAGACGACAATAACACGAACAGACATATTAACAGTGCCATCCTAAAAGCTTATTAA
- a CDS encoding tetratricopeptide repeat protein produces the protein MKNIKHPTKEHSRLIYYLCLFNLIFVTFACQQKGSGDLLLSVADSLMSTRPDSALYLLENICVSEIKTPAQNAKYALLLTQAQDKNYITPTTDSLIRIATEYYDSIGNDITMQAKAHYYLGRVYQESGNNPATIREFLKAMPLVKQAKEHKLLCMLYGNLGYVYFQQDLLDKADSLYVCEEELLKQEADSAHLAMLLVQRADICIMKGAAFHSKAEELLNRALPIAERLNNTYIEIQVLSSLRILYNEMEKPEKAISYIRRELILQKDTTQLYGIYLSLGDAYCKTNQNDSAVYYAHKCLFSPSFYTKANACIIFENVARKKGDFAEALHFKDNYEAYMDSTKHIERTKEILAVEKETLLQQSEQKHKSNLSLYLHYIYAGGSFIIILIILFAYKRIKYHQKAQQLKQEQESLLQTISTQSIQMKKDMEDKDAEITALRQKCSKYNEDKQHLDQLNSCLNELLKEKDKIYTDIKKAIAEKEKAIEQLMQQIQLSDETRHNIHLGEQLTNIKKEKSYLFDSLLTSQSVAYKTLLTIKQHNYENPDANAKVPNEIWETLISEIDQLTHGFIKRLTGKHERLLKEDVYFCCLVKIGMKYADIANVFGCTSNAAYKRRDAIMKRMDIETPIKFDILIEDI, from the coding sequence ATGAAAAACATCAAGCACCCAACCAAAGAACATAGCAGACTAATATATTACCTCTGTTTATTTAATCTGATATTCGTAACCTTTGCCTGCCAACAAAAAGGAAGTGGAGATTTACTTTTATCTGTTGCAGATTCATTGATGTCCACCCGTCCGGACAGCGCATTGTATCTATTGGAGAATATCTGCGTGTCAGAGATAAAAACACCTGCCCAAAATGCCAAATATGCCTTATTACTAACCCAAGCACAAGACAAAAACTACATTACACCAACCACAGATTCTTTAATTCGTATAGCCACCGAGTATTATGATTCGATAGGTAATGATATAACAATGCAGGCAAAAGCCCATTATTATCTCGGAAGAGTGTATCAGGAATCTGGAAATAATCCTGCCACCATACGCGAATTTCTCAAAGCAATGCCATTAGTGAAACAAGCCAAAGAACATAAACTATTGTGTATGCTATATGGAAACCTTGGGTATGTATACTTCCAGCAAGATCTACTGGACAAAGCGGACTCTCTTTATGTATGCGAAGAAGAACTTCTTAAACAAGAGGCTGACTCTGCCCATTTAGCAATGTTACTTGTACAACGAGCGGATATTTGTATTATGAAAGGAGCCGCATTTCATAGCAAAGCTGAAGAGTTGTTAAATCGCGCCCTACCCATTGCTGAAAGACTTAACAATACATATATAGAAATTCAAGTACTCAGTTCTTTAAGGATTCTTTATAACGAAATGGAAAAGCCGGAAAAGGCTATTTCATATATCAGACGCGAACTTATACTGCAAAAAGACACCACTCAACTATATGGCATATATCTAAGTCTAGGAGATGCTTATTGCAAAACCAACCAAAATGACTCAGCAGTTTATTATGCTCATAAATGCCTATTTTCCCCAAGTTTTTACACGAAAGCTAATGCCTGTATTATATTTGAAAATGTGGCACGAAAAAAAGGAGACTTTGCCGAAGCATTACATTTCAAAGATAACTATGAAGCATATATGGATAGCACAAAACATATTGAACGCACAAAGGAAATTTTAGCAGTTGAAAAAGAGACCCTTCTTCAACAAAGTGAACAAAAACACAAGAGTAACCTATCATTATACTTGCATTACATCTACGCCGGGGGTAGTTTCATAATAATACTCATTATTCTTTTTGCATACAAACGAATCAAATATCATCAAAAAGCACAACAATTAAAACAGGAACAGGAATCTCTATTACAAACAATCTCCACACAATCCATCCAAATGAAAAAAGATATGGAGGATAAAGATGCAGAAATAACGGCGTTGAGACAAAAATGTAGTAAATATAATGAAGATAAACAACATTTAGATCAACTGAATAGCTGTCTTAATGAGTTATTAAAAGAAAAAGACAAGATATACACAGATATTAAAAAAGCTATTGCAGAGAAAGAGAAAGCGATAGAACAACTTATGCAACAAATACAATTATCAGATGAAACGAGGCATAATATTCATTTAGGAGAGCAACTGACTAACATAAAAAAAGAAAAAAGTTACTTGTTCGATAGTTTATTAACAAGTCAGTCTGTCGCCTACAAGACCTTATTAACCATAAAACAACACAATTATGAAAATCCGGATGCAAACGCAAAAGTACCGAATGAAATATGGGAAACATTGATTTCGGAAATAGACCAATTAACACATGGGTTTATCAAGCGATTGACGGGGAAGCATGAACGACTATTGAAAGAAGACGTCTATTTCTGCTGTTTGGTTAAAATTGGCATGAAATATGCGGATATTGCGAATGTATTTGGCTGTACTTCCAATGCTGCATACAAAAGAAGAGATGCTATTATGAAGAGGATGGATATAGAGACGCCTATAAAATTTGATATTCTAATAGAAGATATTTAA
- a CDS encoding GNAT family N-acetyltransferase → MDTQQIDVMVADASHEVYVDTILETIRNAAAVRGTGIAERTHEYVATKMKEGKAIIALCGDTFAGFTYIESWGNKQYVATSGLIVHPDFRGLGLAKRIKQASFQLARLRWPKAKIFSLTSGAAVMKMNTELGYVPVTFNELTDDEAFWKGCEGCINHDILVAKNRKFCICTAMLYDPTEPRNIKKEQERNNI, encoded by the coding sequence ATGGACACTCAACAAATAGATGTTATGGTAGCCGACGCCTCACATGAGGTTTACGTTGACACTATTTTGGAAACTATCAGAAATGCTGCCGCCGTACGAGGAACAGGAATCGCGGAACGCACACACGAATACGTAGCGACAAAGATGAAGGAAGGAAAAGCAATCATTGCCCTTTGCGGCGACACGTTTGCCGGATTCACTTATATCGAATCATGGGGCAACAAGCAATATGTAGCCACCTCCGGTCTGATTGTTCATCCCGATTTCCGTGGTTTAGGGCTGGCAAAACGTATCAAACAGGCTTCTTTCCAACTGGCACGTCTCCGATGGCCGAAAGCGAAAATATTCAGCCTGACTTCCGGCGCAGCCGTGATGAAGATGAATACGGAACTGGGCTACGTCCCCGTCACCTTCAACGAACTGACAGACGACGAGGCTTTCTGGAAAGGATGCGAAGGATGCATCAACCATGATATTCTGGTTGCCAAGAACCGTAAGTTCTGTATCTGCACAGCCATGCTGTACGACCCGACAGAACCGCGGAACATTAAAAAAGAACAAGAAAGAAATAACATTTAA
- the argR gene encoding arginine repressor, whose product MKKKANRLDAIKMIISSKEVGSQEELLQELNREGFELTQATLSRDLKQLKVAKAASMNGKYVYVLPNNIMYKRSTDQSAGDMLRNNGFISLQFSGNIAVIRTRPGYASSMAYDIDNNEFTEILGTIAGDDTIMLVLREGVAASKIRQLLSLIIPNIE is encoded by the coding sequence ATGAAGAAGAAAGCAAATCGGTTAGACGCCATCAAAATGATTATCTCAAGCAAAGAGGTCGGCTCGCAGGAAGAACTACTGCAAGAGCTGAACCGCGAAGGCTTCGAACTGACGCAGGCCACCCTCTCACGAGACTTGAAACAACTGAAAGTAGCCAAGGCTGCCAGTATGAACGGAAAGTATGTATATGTACTGCCGAATAACATTATGTATAAACGTTCTACCGACCAAAGTGCCGGCGACATGTTACGCAATAACGGATTTATCTCTTTGCAGTTCTCCGGTAACATAGCTGTTATCCGTACCCGTCCCGGTTATGCCAGCAGCATGGCTTATGACATCGACAACAATGAGTTCACCGAAATTCTCGGAACCATTGCCGGAGACGATACGATAATGTTAGTGCTTCGTGAAGGAGTTGCCGCAAGCAAGATACGCCAGCTTTTGTCACTCATCATCCCAAATATCGAATAA